In the genome of Methylotenera mobilis JLW8, the window TACCATACGCAAAATCAACCTGATCAAAGGTGATTTCACCGCTGCTGATTTTTAATGATGGCGCGTCTGGCTTGTCGATAATCTGCTGGGTGAGCGATAGCGTGTTTACGCCATCTTGCGCGGTGCCGATATGCTCATATAGCGAAGTAAGTTCCCACATCACCCAATGCGAAATACCATTGAGGCGTAGCGCCATAGCCGTAGCGGCCGCCACACCGCCAACGCTCACCTGATTATTAGTCCACAACCACAGCGCAACACCGGAAGTTGCAATCACTAACAGCATATTCAAAATATGGTTGGTAAACTCCACACCAGACACATAGCGCATTTGCTTATGCACAGTGCCCAAGAACTCACTCATGGCAGATTTGGCATAGTATGCCTCGCGCCCCGCGTGTGAGAACAATTTAACTGTACTGATATTTGTATAGGCATCGGTGATACGCCCAGTCATTAATGAGCGAGCATCTGCCTGGTTTTGCGAAACCTTGGCTAATCTTGGTACAAAGTAGCTGAGTGAAATGACATAACATACGACCCACACCAGAAACGGCACGACTACCATGGCGTTAAAATGCCCGACCACTGCTACCATCGTCACAAAATAAATCACTACGAAGACTAAAATATCCGCCACAATAAACCACACGTCACGCACGGCTAATGCAGTTTGCATCACCTTTGCAGAAACACGCCCGGCAAACTCATCCTGATAAAAACTCATGCTTTGCCCAAGCATTAATCGGTGAAAATTCCAGCGCAAACGCATCGGGAAATTACCCGCTAAGGTTTGATGCTTAATCAGGGTTTGTACCGCTATCAGCACACCACTGAAAATCAGCAACCCTGCCAACATCAATAAGTGATTTTTCTCAGTCTGCCACAACAATGCTGGCGAGGTCTTGCTCAACCAATCCACCACTTTGCCCATCACGGCAAATAGCATGGCCTCAAACCCGCCAATCATGGCAGTAAAAAATGTCATCACTAATATAAATAAACGCGAACCTTTGGTGCATGACCATAAGAATGGCCATAGGGCATTAGGTGGAGGAACGATTTCTTTTGCAGGAAAAGGATTTAACAGGTTTTCAAACCAGCGCAGCATAGTGGCCTTTGGTCATGCATCTTATACAGATGCGTTTAGTCATAAATGCGTAAATAGATTGCGTAACACGCATCGGTTTTGTATAGATGGGCAATGCGCATCAGGTTAGTGCAGCTGCCTTCAGTTAGGTTGCAACAGGCATACCGCCTCGGCGGCAACACCTTCACCTCGGCCAGTAAAACCAAGCTTTTCGGTTGTGGTAGCTTTCACGTTAATTTGCGTCACATCAACCCCGCAATCTGCAGCAATATGCACACACATCGCAGCCGTATGCGGGCTCAACTTAGGCGCCTCGCACATCACGGTAGCGTCAATATTACCCACCGTGTAGCCACGCTCTCGCACTAGGCTCACCACGTGTCTTAGTAACTGACGTGAATCTATCCCCTTGTAGCGCATATCCGTTGGCGGGAAGTGCTTACCAATATCACCCAGGGCTACAGCGCCCAGCAATGCGTCGCAAATAGCATGCAGCAATACATCCGCATCAGAATGTCCATCCAAGCCTTTGTCATGCGGAATATCTACCCCGCCGATAATGCACTTACGACCAACCACTAAAGCATGCACATCAAAGCCGTGACCAATTCTCATTATGCGATTTCCTTTTGTATTAGCACTTCCATCAGCGCCATGTCTTGTGGGTAGGTAATTTTCATGTTTCTTAGTGAGCCAACCACCAATTTAGGTTCCAACCCTAGCGCTTCTACGGCCTGCGCTTCGTCCGTAGGTGAGCCATCAAAGCTCTCTAAAGCACGCTTCAACAGGCTATAGCGGAACATTTGTGGGGTTTGTGCCTGCCACAGACCTTCACGAGGAATCGTATTTTTCACACGCGCATCGGCATCAGACTGCTTTAAGGTATCTGCCAAGGGCAGTGCCAGCAACCCGCCCACCGCATCATGCTCCAAGCTATCTAATAAGGTATTGAGTAGCGACAAACTTAAACCTGGTCGTGCCGCATCATGTACAAGTATCCAGTCATCCTCTGCTATCTGCGATTGCAACGCCAGCAAGGTATTTAACACGGTTTGCGCCCGCGTTTCACCGCCTGTGTAATGTAGCTGCAATCGACTATTAGCATCTAGATCGAGATTGCGCCAGAAATAATCCTCCGGGCTTAACGCTAAGTTAATACTAGCAATACGTGGCGATGCGAAAAAAGTCTGGATACTGTAAGAAATCATCGGCTTACCAGACAAGGGCAAATACTGTTTTGGAATAGCCGTTTCCATCCGATTACCGATGCCAGCTGCGGGGATAACAATGTGAAAACGTGCCATACTAAACCATCAATAAATTAAAAATCATGCTCGGATTCTAACATAGCCACCTGACCGATTTTAAAAATAACGCGGTGCTAGACATGTGTATCTGGCGTGGCACCAGCATATTAACTAGCCAGTTAACAAGCTAGCTAACTAGTTTGGTTTATTTGCATCGACCTGCCGTTTTAGAAAGTCAAAAATCCTATCGTCATCGCAATGTGCCACATTAAAACGCAGCCAGGATGATGGCTCCTGATAAGGGCGGAATAAATTACCCGGCGCTAGCATGATATTTTCCTGTGTTGCTAATGTGGCAACCTCTGCCGCATTGCGCCCATTTGGTAACTCAGCCCACACAAACATACCGCCAACCGGGTCTGCGTGTAACTTCAGGCCACTTTGCTCCAACTGCGCTATCACTTGTCCGCGCTTTTCTTGCAAACGTGAACGTACGCGCTCCACGTGTTTGCGATAGCGCCCCTCAATTAAAATCTGGTACATCACTCTCTGGTTTATTTCAGAAGTCGTCAGGCCAGAAAGTAGTTTTAAATCCAGCAACTTTGCAGCCAGCTCTGGAGCACAGGCAATAAAACCTACGCGCAAGCTGGCAGATATGGTCTTGGAGAAGCTACTAATGTAGATGACGCGTTTAAGCTGGTCTAACGTTGCCAGCCTAGATGCATTGCTTGGATGCAAGTCGCCGTAGATATCATCTTCCACGATATAGAGCTGATGCTTTTCAGCCAATTGCAAAATTTGGTGCGCAACGGCCAGACTGGTGCTGGTTCCGGTTGGGTTATGCAGCACGGTATTAGTAAAAAACAACTTGGGCTGATACTCTTGGATTAACTGCCCCATGCGCGCCACGTCGGGCCCGTCTATATTACGGGGAACGCCGATTAATTTGGCGCCCAAAGTTTTAAGATAGCCAAAAAGCGTGTAATAACCAGGATCATCAATCAACACGGCATCACCTGGCCTGATCAAAAGGCGCGCCGTTAAATCCAGGCCATGTGTAGCGCCGTTAGTCATGATGACCTGATTCACCTCGGCAGCAATGCCAATATCAGACAGATGCTTTTGCAATAGATGCTGACGTAATGGCAAATAGCCGCTCACATCGCCATACCGCGTTAAAAACTCACCTGGCTTGCGTGATAGTTCATGCAAACTTTTCTGTATCACACTCTGATTCAACCAATCGCTAGGTAACCAGCCACAGCCTGGCCTGACTGCACCAGAGATATCATGAAAAGTATTATGCAGCAGCCATAACACATCATCCGCCTGTTCTAGACGGCAGTTGCTCACTGTCGAAATTTCCACCTGCTGCCGCGCCGCAACATAAAATCCAGAGCCGCGACGCGAGGACAAATACCCTAATGCCACCAAGCGATCATAAGCATCCACCACAGTAAAACGGCTGACATCATGCTGAATGGCAAAGTTGCGTATAGAAGGCAGGCGCGTCCCCGTTCTCAGTACACGCTCCTCAGTTAAGCGCTTGATGCCTGCAACAATCTGCTCCACCAAGGGGATGGAATCGAGTGGATTCAAAGTCAGTAAAGGCGATGTATCTGGCATGGTGTTGTTACCTGTACAGTTATCCGTAGTGAATAATAAATTGTACATGTAGTGTCATGGTATAGAAAGCTATAGTGGTATCAGTCAATAACGGGATCACCCAACCATGAAACGCATTACACTACCAGCATGCCTAATTTTGTTAGCAATAACAGGATGTACCAACCAAGCGGAAGCACAGGGCAGACAAGCCACCACCGATATTGCGCAAGAAACACCAATCGTTAAATCTAAAGATGAGAAACCGTGCCTAACCAATTTTTCCAACAAATTAGCCGCATGCACAGGCAGCAACTCCCAGCAAAAACGCTTTGTATTGGTACGCTCTGTCGCTATCCCAGAAAACCAATAAACTATTGTATGTAAATCCATAGACGCAACACCTAAAAGTTAATTTATGTATATTCCAGCACATTTTGCAGAAAGTCGCCCGCAAGTACTTTTAGACATTATTGCAAACTACCCACTGGGAACATTGGTAACGCAAGACGCCAATGGCTTAGAAGCCAATCACCTCCCATTTGAAATATATGCAGACGGGGATGAGCACTGCACATTACTGGCACACGTAGCAAAAGCTAACCCAATTTGGCGTAAAACTGCAGCAGGTGATGAAGTGCTGGTAATTTTTAAGGGCGTAGATGCATATGTATCGCCCAACTGGTATCCAAGCAAACATGAAACGCATCGGCAAGTGCCCACCTGGAATTATCAAGCCGTGCATGTGTACGGGAAAATTAGGTTTATAGAAGATGTGAACTATCTGCGCGCGATGCTTGAACGCCTCACGCATACGCACGAACATAAGGTACAGCCAGAGTCTCCCTGGCAGATGTCAGATGCCCCGCCAGACTATATAGCAGGAATGTTAAAAGCGATTATAGGCATTGAGATTAGCATCACCAGAATTATAGGCAAGTCAAAGCTAAGTCAGAACAAACAGGTTCAAGACAGGACCAACCTAGCTGCAGAACTGTATCGCCAAGGACATACAGTAATCTCCGAGCTAACGCTCAAAAACATAGCATCCTCAGAGGAAGCTCACGAAGCCTCAGCTCAAGCTAACAAACAACTATTAAACAACAAAAAAAGCTCGCTTAAGCGAGCTTTTTTAAAAATTTAACATCCAATTAAGTTCTACTGGATATTATTTGTATCTATCGTAAATTATAGTAATTTTATTAAAGGCTGTTAGGGTGAGTTTTATATCTCAACATGCCCGTCAACCACCCTAAATTGGTGCCGAAGTAGCTTATTAAATGAATCTAAAGCCAACTCCGATTTCTGTAATTAAATGCTCAGGCTGCGTTGGATTATCTTCAAGCTTTTGTCGTAAGTGACTCATATAGATTCTAAGGTAGTGTTCATTATCTACATAACTTGGCCCCCAGACCTCTTTTAACAATTGTCTTTGGGTAACTACTCGGCCAGCATTTTTAACTAATTCTGTAAAAAGTCTAAATTCAATTGGCGTAAGATGAATTATTTGTCCGTTTTTTGAAACTAATCTTTTGGGTAGATCTACAGTAATGCTTCCAAATACATGAACACCCAGCTGATTTACATCACTAAGCATGGCTCTCCGTCGCAATTGCGCCCGTAATCTCGCTAGCAACTCAGGTGTGCCAAAAGGTTTAGATACAAAGTCATCTGCACCAGCATCTAAAGCAGCTACTTTTTCGGACTCTTGCGTTCTGGCAGAAAGTATAATGATTGGGACATTACTCCAGTTTCTGGTGTCCTTTATTACTTCAAGCCCGTCCATATCAGGTAATCCCAGATCCAAAATAACCGCATCCGGCTTTCTTGTGCCAATCTCAATCAGCCCCTGTTTTCCAGTCTCTGCGCAATACACCTGAAAATTCTCACTCTCAAGGGCAGCAGTAACGAAACGACGAATCTGTAATTCGTCTTCGATTAATATGATATTTCCGATAGTGTTAAACATTTATACTAAATCATCATCTGGTGGGAGACTTGGTGGTGTCCCTAAAGGTAGCGAAAAGGTGAATATAGCGCCATGTGGAGGTTTGTTGTTCGCCCAAATCTTGCCATCATGCGCTTCAATAATTGCTTTACATATAGACAACCCAAGACCAACACCGGCTTTTGATGATTCTTTCTCCCCACGTGTAAATTTCTCAAAGAGTTGATTTTCCAAATTTTCAGGCAAACCAGAGCCTTCGTCTGCAACTGATATCCAAACATCATTTTGCTGCGTTCTAGCACTTATAAAGATTCTATTCCCTGCAGGTGAGTATTTGCTAGCATTGTCTAGCAAATTACATAAAACTCTGTCAATTAGAACAGCATCAAACTCAATCAGTGGCAGGTCATGTGGCATGTCGATTACTATAGTATGCTTTGATACTACTTCACTCATAGTGCGCAGCGAGGTGCCAACAACCTCTTCAAGTAGTTGCCATTGTTTATTAAGTTTAACTTTCCCGGATTGTAGTCTCGCCATATCAAGTAAATTAACGACAAGATTCTTCATTCGTATGGATTGCTCATTCAGCATGGAGACATATTCATAACGCTTATCATTAATTTCTGTTTCTTGTTTAAGCCAGCCGGCAGCTGCAATAATAGTGGTAAGTGGCGTGTTTAAATCATGTGAAATTGCGCTTAATACAGAATTCCTTAATCGTTCAGACTCCATAGAGATGAGGGCTTCCTGTGCAACCTCCACATAATGAACACGCTCAATTGCAATTGCAATTTGAGAAGAGAAAGTGTCTAGCAATTGTCTTTGTTCAGGTAAGAATATTGTACGGTTTCCCTTCGATAAATTAGTATCAGGCAAAATCACTAACACGCCTCTCGTGCGCATAGGAGCCTGCAAAGGAATATATAAAGCAGGTGCTGATGGCAATGTATCGGTTCCAAAGCCAGCTTGCTGCTGATGGTCATATACCCATTGAGCTACAGCTAAATCCACATCAAAATTAGAATTTAAATCAGGTTTAGCATTTGAGATTTTATGTAGAGAAGTGTTGACAATTTTCTCTTGGCTATCTGGTAATAATATTGCTACTTTAGCTTTAAAAATACCAGATAAATGTGGAATGCTAATTTCAATAATATGTGCTGCAGTAAGCGCTGAAGCCAATGACTTACCTAAATCATACAAGGCGCGACTGCGCTTTTCGCGATTCATCGCTACCATCGCCTGATAGCGTAAATTGGCGGTCAAGTTACTAATGACTAACGCAACGACTAACATAACAGCAAAAATAAGTAAGTACTGTGTATCTGATACGCTAAACGAAAGTTTAGGTGGTACGAAAAAGAAATCGAACGTTGCAACGCTGATAAAAGATGAAAATATGCCGGGTCCTCTACCATATTTAGATGAAATCAAAATCACACCTAAAAGGTAAAGCATCACTACATTGGCTAATTCAAAATAATCTAATAACTGAGCGGACAATATTGCCGTAATAGCGCACACAATGGCAGCAATGTAATATCCTGCATAGCTTTTATCTCCAGAGGCTCGTTCCAAGTTATCCGTATTATCATGATTAGTGGCTAGTCTTTCAGCTAATGTTCGTTCACGAGAAACAACATGAAGATCAATGTCCGTCGCGTGGTTAGTCAAATCATCAACCACGCCAGGTAAAATCAAACGCTCAAGGGTCGTACGGGTAGATTTACCCACTACAAGTTTTGTTACATTACGACTGCGGGCATAGCTCAACACAGTTTCCGCCACCTTGGTACCGCTTAATGTAGCCGTCTCTGCACCTAACGTTTCAGCAAGTTTTAGTGTTTTTAAAATTAGGTTACGTTGCTTATCTGAAATGCGCTGTAATTTTGGTGTTTCTACATAGACTGCTAGCCAGTCCGATTTTAAACTTTGCGCTAATCTAGCAGCCACTCTCACTAAACGTTCAGACTCTGAATCCGGACCAACACAGACCAGCAAGCGATCTTTAGCTTGCCAAACCTGACTTATAGATGAGTTGGTACGGTATTCACGCATTTGCGAATCTACGCGATCCGCAGTACGTCTTAGTGCCATTTCCCGTAAGGCGATGAGATTTCCTTTGCGAAAGAAACTTTTACCTGCACGTTTTGCTTGTTGCGGTTGATACACTTTCCCATCTTGTAGTCTTTGCAGCAATTCATCCGCTGGCAAATCAACCAAAGTAACTTCATCAGCGATATCGAATACTTTGTCAGGTATCGTTTCACTGACTCGAATGCCAGTGATTTGGCCCACTACATCATTCAAACTCTCAATATGTTGCACATTGAGCGTGGTGTAAACATCAACACCTGCAATCAATAACTCTTCAACATCTTGCCAACGTTTTGGGTGTCGCGACCCTTCAACATTGGAGTGTGCAAGTTCGTCCACCAGAATTAAGTCTGGTTTACGTGCTAATGCCGCATCAAGGTCAAATTCAGTTAACTCACGCTCTCGATAAATGAGTTTTTTAAGTGGCAATACTTCTAAGTTGGCTAATTGGCTTTGTGTCCCAATACGACCATGCGTTTCCACTATGCCAACAACAACGTCCAGACCTTCTTGGCGTAGCGTACGGGCCGTTGATAGCATAGCGAAGGTTTTACCTACACCTGCGCAAGCGCCAAAGAAAATCTTTAAGCGACCACGCTTTTCCTTTTCCGCGTCTTTGTTAATCTTTTCCAGCAACAGGTCTGGATTTGGGCGATCATCATTCATAGTTAATTATTTATATAGAAGTCTAAAATATCCAGAATTAACGAGCGCTAGTCTTCGTTGCGTTATCCAAGGCAATGTTAAGTAATAGCACGTTGACACGCGGCTCGCCCAATACGCCCCATTGGCGCCCTTCAGTATTGTTATTAATTAAAGCTTGTACAGTTTCTGGACTTAATCCTCTGGCTTTCGCCACTCTATTTATCTGATAATAAGCTGCGGCGGGGCTGATGTGCGGATCCAAGCCGCTGGCAGAAGTCGTCACTAAATCAACAGGTATAGGTTGCGAATTGTCTGGATCTGCATTTTTCAGCGCAGCAACACGTCCTTTAACTGCTTCAGCTAATGCAGGATTAAGCGGCCCTAGACTTGAGCCAGTCGAGGCTGCTGCATTATTTGGATAGGGCGCTGTAGCAGATGGACGGCCCCAAAAGTATTTGGCTTCCGTAAAGTTTTGACCAATTAAAGTAGAGCCAACTAATTTTCCATCTTTCTCTATCAAAGATCCACCAGCTTGTTTTGGCATTAGCCATTGCCCAATGCCGGTTGTCACTAGTGGGTACACTATTCCGGTAATGATTGTAAGTACAACAAACAACAATGCTGCAGACCTAATAGTTTGCTTGATTGACTCTTTGAAACCTATAGCGGCATTATTTTCGATGATTCTATCCATGATTTTTCCTTTAAAAACTCTGTGATATTTGCTTATGCAAAACCAACTGATGTCAGCGCAGCATCAATAATTTTGATACCAATGAAAGGCACAACAAGTCCACCTAAACCATAGATGAGCAAGTTTCTACGTAATAATTGCTGTGCGCCTATGGCTTTGTAAGCAACACCTTTTAAGGCCAGTGGGATTAAAACAATAATAATGAGAGCATTAAAAATCACAGCAGAAAGGATGGCTGAGTTTGGACTGCCCAAATGCATGATATTGAGTGCATTAAGTGCTGGAAATGTACTCGCAAAGGCTGCAGGGATGATGGCGAAATATTTGGCTACATCGTTAGCGATACTGAATGTTGTAAGCGAACCGCGCGTCATCAGCATTTGTTTGCCAATTTCAACAATTTCGATCAGCTTAGTAGGGTTTGAGTCTAAATCCACCATGTTGCCTGCTTCTTTAGCTGCTTGTGTACCCGTATTCATGGCCACGGCAACATCTGCTTGTGCCAATGCTGGGGCGTCATTCGTACCGTCACCCGTCATCGCGACTAGCTTACCTTCTGCCTGATAATCTCGGATGAGCTTTAGCTTAGCTTCTGGTGTAGCTTCTGCTAAAAAGTCATCCACCCCTGCCTCAGCAGCAATGGCAGCAGCGGTTAAACGGTTATCGCCCGTAATCATGATGGTTGTAATACCCATACGACGTAATTCAGAAAAACGTTCTTTTATACCACCTTTCACAATGTCTTTAAGTTCGACGACACCTAATACTACTTTGTCATCTGCAACCACTAACGGCGTGCTACCACGACGCGCTACATCATCTACTTTTTGATTAATATCCGCGGTGAATACACCACCCAGATTTTCCACATGCTGTTTGATAGCACTTGCAGCTCCTTTGAGAATTTCACGTTGACGATCACCATCTTTCAAATGAACCCCGCTCATCCTAGTTTGTGCTGTAAACGGTATGAATGTAGCGCCTAGTGTGGCAATTTCGCGTTCACGAATATTAAAGCGGATTTTTGCTAATACTACGACACTGCGTCCTTCTGGTGTTTCATCGTTTAATGATGCCAATTGCGCTGCATCGGCTAACGCATGTTCAGTAACACCATTAGCCGGTATAAATGTTG includes:
- a CDS encoding ABC transporter ATP-binding protein; amino-acid sequence: MLRWFENLLNPFPAKEIVPPPNALWPFLWSCTKGSRLFILVMTFFTAMIGGFEAMLFAVMGKVVDWLSKTSPALLWQTEKNHLLMLAGLLIFSGVLIAVQTLIKHQTLAGNFPMRLRWNFHRLMLGQSMSFYQDEFAGRVSAKVMQTALAVRDVWFIVADILVFVVIYFVTMVAVVGHFNAMVVVPFLVWVVCYVISLSYFVPRLAKVSQNQADARSLMTGRITDAYTNISTVKLFSHAGREAYYAKSAMSEFLGTVHKQMRYVSGVEFTNHILNMLLVIATSGVALWLWTNNQVSVGGVAAATAMALRLNGISHWVMWELTSLYEHIGTAQDGVNTLSLTQQIIDKPDAPSLKISSGEITFDQVDFAYGMQTSVLRALSLNIRPGEKVGLVGRSGAGKSTIVNLLLRFYDVESGRVLIDGQDVRDVTQNSLRSQIAMVTQDTSLLHRSVRDNILYGRPNATEQEMMDAAKRAEAHDFILSLRDAKGRTGYDAHVGERGVKLSGGQRQRIAIARVILKDAPILLLDEATSALDSEVEQAIQASLYDLMQGKTVVAIAHRLSTIAAMDRLIVLDDGRIVEEGDHQTLIKQGGIYATLWAHQSGGFLGE
- the ispF gene encoding 2-C-methyl-D-erythritol 2,4-cyclodiphosphate synthase, which gives rise to MRIGHGFDVHALVVGRKCIIGGVDIPHDKGLDGHSDADVLLHAICDALLGAVALGDIGKHFPPTDMRYKGIDSRQLLRHVVSLVRERGYTVGNIDATVMCEAPKLSPHTAAMCVHIAADCGVDVTQINVKATTTEKLGFTGRGEGVAAEAVCLLQPN
- a CDS encoding DUF4118 domain-containing protein → MNDDRPNPDLLLEKINKDAEKEKRGRLKIFFGACAGVGKTFAMLSTARTLRQEGLDVVVGIVETHGRIGTQSQLANLEVLPLKKLIYRERELTEFDLDAALARKPDLILVDELAHSNVEGSRHPKRWQDVEELLIAGVDVYTTLNVQHIESLNDVVGQITGIRVSETIPDKVFDIADEVTLVDLPADELLQRLQDGKVYQPQQAKRAGKSFFRKGNLIALREMALRRTADRVDSQMREYRTNSSISQVWQAKDRLLVCVGPDSESERLVRVAARLAQSLKSDWLAVYVETPKLQRISDKQRNLILKTLKLAETLGAETATLSGTKVAETVLSYARSRNVTKLVVGKSTRTTLERLILPGVVDDLTNHATDIDLHVVSRERTLAERLATNHDNTDNLERASGDKSYAGYYIAAIVCAITAILSAQLLDYFELANVVMLYLLGVILISSKYGRGPGIFSSFISVATFDFFFVPPKLSFSVSDTQYLLIFAVMLVVALVISNLTANLRYQAMVAMNREKRSRALYDLGKSLASALTAAHIIEISIPHLSGIFKAKVAILLPDSQEKIVNTSLHKISNAKPDLNSNFDVDLAVAQWVYDHQQQAGFGTDTLPSAPALYIPLQAPMRTRGVLVILPDTNLSKGNRTIFLPEQRQLLDTFSSQIAIAIERVHYVEVAQEALISMESERLRNSVLSAISHDLNTPLTTIIAAAGWLKQETEINDKRYEYVSMLNEQSIRMKNLVVNLLDMARLQSGKVKLNKQWQLLEEVVGTSLRTMSEVVSKHTIVIDMPHDLPLIEFDAVLIDRVLCNLLDNASKYSPAGNRIFISARTQQNDVWISVADEGSGLPENLENQLFEKFTRGEKESSKAGVGLGLSICKAIIEAHDGKIWANNKPPHGAIFTFSLPLGTPPSLPPDDDLV
- the ispD gene encoding 2-C-methyl-D-erythritol 4-phosphate cytidylyltransferase, whose protein sequence is MARFHIVIPAAGIGNRMETAIPKQYLPLSGKPMISYSIQTFFASPRIASINLALSPEDYFWRNLDLDANSRLQLHYTGGETRAQTVLNTLLALQSQIAEDDWILVHDAARPGLSLSLLNTLLDSLEHDAVGGLLALPLADTLKQSDADARVKNTIPREGLWQAQTPQMFRYSLLKRALESFDGSPTDEAQAVEALGLEPKLVVGSLRNMKITYPQDMALMEVLIQKEIA
- the kdpB gene encoding potassium-transporting ATPase subunit KdpB, encoding MSSSASSSAMKSMFDPKLVKPAIAESFKKLAPQIQWRNPVMFVVYLGSILTTMFLIKSLFGKDEAASGFIALVSIWLWFTVLFANFAEAMAEGRSKAQAASLRSAKKNVVAKKLANESRESAVTLTDSNSLRRGDLLLVEAGDMIPADGEVVDGIASVNEAAITGESAPVIRESGGDFSAVTGGTQVLSDWIVMRVSVNPGEAFLDRMIAMVEGAKRQKTPNEIALTILLVALTIVFLLVTVTLLPFSMFGVSAVGAGSPPSVTVLISLLVCLIPTTIAGLLSAIGVAGMSRMMQANVIATSGRAVEAAGDVNVLLLDKTGTITLGNRQASTFIPANGVTEHALADAAQLASLNDETPEGRSVVVLAKIRFNIREREIATLGATFIPFTAQTRMSGVHLKDGDRQREILKGAASAIKQHVENLGGVFTADINQKVDDVARRGSTPLVVADDKVVLGVVELKDIVKGGIKERFSELRRMGITTIMITGDNRLTAAAIAAEAGVDDFLAEATPEAKLKLIRDYQAEGKLVAMTGDGTNDAPALAQADVAVAMNTGTQAAKEAGNMVDLDSNPTKLIEIVEIGKQMLMTRGSLTTFSIANDVAKYFAIIPAAFASTFPALNALNIMHLGSPNSAILSAVIFNALIIIVLIPLALKGVAYKAIGAQQLLRRNLLIYGLGGLVVPFIGIKIIDAALTSVGFA
- a CDS encoding response regulator gives rise to the protein MFNTIGNIILIEDELQIRRFVTAALESENFQVYCAETGKQGLIEIGTRKPDAVILDLGLPDMDGLEVIKDTRNWSNVPIIILSARTQESEKVAALDAGADDFVSKPFGTPELLARLRAQLRRRAMLSDVNQLGVHVFGSITVDLPKRLVSKNGQIIHLTPIEFRLFTELVKNAGRVVTQRQLLKEVWGPSYVDNEHYLRIYMSHLRQKLEDNPTQPEHLITEIGVGFRFI
- a CDS encoding FMN-binding negative transcriptional regulator, with amino-acid sequence MYIPAHFAESRPQVLLDIIANYPLGTLVTQDANGLEANHLPFEIYADGDEHCTLLAHVAKANPIWRKTAAGDEVLVIFKGVDAYVSPNWYPSKHETHRQVPTWNYQAVHVYGKIRFIEDVNYLRAMLERLTHTHEHKVQPESPWQMSDAPPDYIAGMLKAIIGIEISITRIIGKSKLSQNKQVQDRTNLAAELYRQGHTVISELTLKNIASSEEAHEASAQANKQLLNNKKSSLKRAFLKI
- a CDS encoding PLP-dependent aminotransferase family protein, whose translation is MYNLLFTTDNCTGNNTMPDTSPLLTLNPLDSIPLVEQIVAGIKRLTEERVLRTGTRLPSIRNFAIQHDVSRFTVVDAYDRLVALGYLSSRRGSGFYVAARQQVEISTVSNCRLEQADDVLWLLHNTFHDISGAVRPGCGWLPSDWLNQSVIQKSLHELSRKPGEFLTRYGDVSGYLPLRQHLLQKHLSDIGIAAEVNQVIMTNGATHGLDLTARLLIRPGDAVLIDDPGYYTLFGYLKTLGAKLIGVPRNIDGPDVARMGQLIQEYQPKLFFTNTVLHNPTGTSTSLAVAHQILQLAEKHQLYIVEDDIYGDLHPSNASRLATLDQLKRVIYISSFSKTISASLRVGFIACAPELAAKLLDLKLLSGLTTSEINQRVMYQILIEGRYRKHVERVRSRLQEKRGQVIAQLEQSGLKLHADPVGGMFVWAELPNGRNAAEVATLATQENIMLAPGNLFRPYQEPSSWLRFNVAHCDDDRIFDFLKRQVDANKPN
- the kdpC gene encoding potassium-transporting ATPase subunit KdpC yields the protein MDRIIENNAAIGFKESIKQTIRSAALLFVVLTIITGIVYPLVTTGIGQWLMPKQAGGSLIEKDGKLVGSTLIGQNFTEAKYFWGRPSATAPYPNNAAASTGSSLGPLNPALAEAVKGRVAALKNADPDNSQPIPVDLVTTSASGLDPHISPAAAYYQINRVAKARGLSPETVQALINNNTEGRQWGVLGEPRVNVLLLNIALDNATKTSAR